A single Paraburkholderia sp. FT54 DNA region contains:
- the rnc gene encoding ribonuclease III: MPLSPLESRLRYEFRNAELLRQALTHRSHSSTHNERLEFLGDSVLNCAVAALLFQRFGKLDEGDLSRVRANLVKQQSLYEIAQALNISEGLRLGEGELRSGGFRRPSILADTLEAVLGAVFLDGGFDAAQTVIKRLYVPILDHIDPRTLGKDAKTLLQEYLQGHKIALPTYTVVATHGAAHNQQFEVECTVPKLDVKVSGSGASRRAAEQAAAKKALDEVMAAAPAVVAKPKRSKGARAAKNAEPEIVPGVTGVQAALDLRSPDRKNERGAGRGEPRAAAAATEPVAERAAQTVSAAPLAVIRAAHVEYSGQDKGERAEKGEKSAAHASDKSADKAAVEKAAEKLDTNPADARPTDAKSAEAKLEAAPVRGVDKHRSREATTGPAVPAPSAAASTEHEPGVADAVQTRVADAGH; this comes from the coding sequence ATGCCCCTATCTCCGTTGGAAAGCCGTCTGCGCTACGAATTTCGCAATGCGGAATTGCTGCGCCAGGCTTTAACGCACCGCAGTCATAGTTCCACGCATAACGAACGGCTCGAGTTTCTCGGCGATTCCGTTCTAAATTGCGCGGTGGCTGCGCTTTTGTTCCAACGTTTCGGCAAATTGGACGAGGGCGACCTGTCGCGCGTCCGCGCCAATCTGGTCAAACAGCAGTCACTTTACGAAATCGCTCAGGCTCTCAATATTTCCGAAGGCTTGCGGCTGGGGGAAGGCGAGTTGCGCAGCGGCGGCTTCCGCCGCCCGTCGATCCTCGCTGACACGCTCGAAGCGGTGCTGGGCGCAGTGTTCCTCGACGGCGGCTTCGACGCCGCCCAGACGGTCATCAAACGCCTTTACGTGCCCATTCTGGATCACATCGATCCGCGCACGCTCGGCAAGGACGCCAAGACGCTGCTGCAGGAGTATCTGCAGGGTCACAAGATCGCGCTGCCGACCTACACGGTCGTCGCTACGCATGGTGCGGCGCACAATCAGCAATTCGAAGTCGAATGCACGGTGCCGAAACTGGACGTGAAAGTGTCCGGTTCCGGCGCGAGCCGTCGTGCGGCAGAGCAGGCGGCGGCCAAGAAGGCGCTCGACGAGGTCATGGCCGCGGCGCCTGCCGTGGTCGCCAAACCGAAGCGCTCGAAAGGCGCCCGCGCGGCGAAGAACGCCGAGCCGGAGATCGTCCCCGGCGTGACGGGCGTGCAAGCCGCGCTGGATCTGCGCAGCCCGGATCGCAAGAACGAACGCGGAGCGGGGCGCGGTGAGCCCCGGGCAGCGGCCGCCGCGACGGAACCCGTAGCCGAACGTGCCGCGCAGACAGTCAGCGCCGCGCCGTTGGCGGTCATTCGCGCCGCGCACGTGGAGTACAGCGGACAGGACAAAGGCGAGCGCGCTGAGAAGGGCGAGAAGTCGGCCGCTCACGCGAGCGACAAGTCCGCTGACAAAGCCGCGGTGGAAAAAGCCGCCGAAAAGCTCGACACCAATCCCGCAGACGCGAGGCCCACGGACGCGAAATCTGCCGAAGCCAAACTGGAAGCCGCTCCCGTCCGCGGCGTCGACAAACACCGCAGCCGCGAAGCCACAACCGGTCCCGCCGTGCCCGCGCCGAGCGCAGCGGCATCGACCGAACACGAACCCGGTGTAGCCGACGCGGTGCAAACGCGCGTCGCCGACGCAGGCCATTGA
- a CDS encoding protein YgfX translates to MTRQLTAPARPALSPESATPGGAPQRIALRRSVAIWAALGVFVLTATSAVFACLASHLGAWQAVPLTLAVWAWLALCARRYERAQPVALKIGPDGLSVWGRTGALLAQGRIAGCSQWSGRLLILALMPEQGRRRTLLLAADALPAPVFRELAVLGRRGAGA, encoded by the coding sequence GTGACGCGCCAGTTGACGGCGCCGGCTCGGCCGGCGCTATCCCCTGAATCGGCTACGCCCGGCGGAGCGCCGCAGCGGATCGCGCTGCGGCGCTCCGTCGCCATCTGGGCTGCTTTGGGGGTTTTCGTTCTGACGGCGACGTCGGCCGTCTTTGCTTGCCTCGCTTCGCATCTGGGTGCGTGGCAGGCGGTTCCGTTGACGCTCGCCGTGTGGGCGTGGCTGGCGCTTTGCGCGCGCCGGTATGAGCGCGCGCAGCCTGTCGCGCTGAAAATCGGGCCGGACGGCTTGTCCGTCTGGGGGCGCACTGGCGCGTTGCTGGCGCAAGGCCGCATCGCCGGTTGTTCGCAGTGGAGCGGCCGCTTGCTGATTCTGGCGCTGATGCCGGAGCAGGGGCGCCGGCGCACTTTGCTGCTTGCCGCCGACGCACTCCCGGCCCCTGTTTTCCGGGAGCTGGCCGTGCTGGGCCGGCGTGGCGCCGGCGCCTGA
- the rpoE gene encoding RNA polymerase sigma factor RpoE: MSEKEIDQVLVERVQKGDKAAFELLVSKYHRKILRLISRLVRDPAEVEDVAQDAFIKAYRALPQFRGESAFYTWLYRIAVNTAKNYLATQGRRAPTSTEADAEEAETFSDADQLRDINTPESMLMSKQIAETVNAAMAVLPEELRTAITLREIEGLSYEEIAEMMGCPIGTVRSRIFRAREAIAAKLRPLLDTPEGKRW; encoded by the coding sequence GTGAGCGAAAAAGAAATTGATCAGGTGCTGGTCGAGCGCGTCCAGAAGGGCGACAAGGCCGCGTTCGAGCTTCTGGTCTCCAAATACCACCGCAAGATTCTCCGGCTGATCTCGCGCCTCGTGCGGGACCCCGCCGAAGTGGAAGACGTCGCTCAGGACGCCTTTATCAAGGCGTACCGGGCGTTGCCGCAGTTTCGCGGGGAATCGGCCTTTTATACGTGGTTGTACCGGATTGCGGTCAACACGGCAAAGAACTACCTTGCGACCCAAGGTCGGCGCGCGCCGACCTCCACCGAAGCAGATGCTGAAGAAGCTGAAACTTTCTCCGACGCGGACCAACTAAGGGATATCAACACGCCTGAGTCGATGTTGATGAGCAAGCAGATCGCTGAGACGGTCAATGCTGCGATGGCGGTTTTACCGGAAGAGTTGCGCACCGCCATTACTCTTCGTGAAATTGAAGGTTTGAGCTACGAGGAAATCGCTGAGATGATGGGTTGCCCAATTGGCACAGTCAGATCACGAATTTTCCGCGCTCGCGAAGCCATTGCGGCAAAATTGCGTCCGTTGCTTGACACACCTGAAGGCAAGCGCTGGTAA
- the fabF gene encoding beta-ketoacyl-ACP synthase II yields the protein MSRRRVVVTGLGLISPVGNNVADGWANLVAGKSGIANITKFDASNFSTRFAGEVKGFNIEDYIPGKEARHMDTFIHYGVAAGIQAMQDSGLEVTDENSERIGVVVGSGIGGLPMIEVTQTELLNRGPRRISPFFVPASIINMISGHLSIKFGIKGPNLAIVTACTTGLHCIGEASRLIEYGDADVMIAGGAESTVSPLGIGGFAAARALSQRNDDPATASRPWDKDRDGFVLGEGAGVMVLEEYEHAKARGAKIYAEVSGYGMSGDAYHMTAPLEDGDGARRCMLAALKNAGINTDQVNYLNAHGTSTPLGDLAETTGIKRAFGDHAKDMVVNSTKSMTGHLLGGAGGLESVFTVLAVHHQVSPPTINIFNQDPECDLDYCANTAREMKIDVALKNSFGFGGTNGTLVFKRA from the coding sequence GTGAGCCGCCGTCGTGTTGTTGTTACAGGCCTGGGGCTGATTTCGCCTGTTGGCAATAATGTTGCCGACGGCTGGGCCAATCTGGTCGCCGGCAAGTCGGGTATTGCCAATATCACGAAGTTCGATGCGTCGAACTTTTCGACTCGTTTCGCCGGCGAGGTGAAGGGCTTCAATATCGAGGACTACATCCCCGGTAAGGAAGCGCGCCACATGGATACGTTCATCCATTACGGCGTGGCTGCGGGCATCCAGGCGATGCAGGACAGCGGCCTCGAAGTCACTGACGAGAATTCGGAGCGTATCGGCGTAGTGGTCGGTTCGGGCATCGGCGGTTTGCCGATGATCGAAGTGACGCAAACCGAACTGCTCAATCGCGGCCCGCGCCGTATCTCGCCGTTCTTCGTGCCGGCGTCGATCATCAACATGATCTCCGGCCATCTGTCGATCAAGTTCGGCATCAAGGGTCCGAATCTGGCGATCGTCACGGCCTGTACCACGGGCCTGCACTGTATCGGCGAGGCTTCGCGCCTGATCGAGTACGGCGACGCCGATGTGATGATCGCGGGCGGTGCCGAGTCGACCGTGTCGCCGCTCGGTATCGGCGGCTTTGCGGCGGCGCGCGCGCTGTCGCAACGCAATGACGATCCGGCAACGGCGAGCCGTCCGTGGGACAAGGATCGCGACGGTTTCGTGCTGGGCGAGGGCGCCGGCGTGATGGTGCTCGAAGAGTACGAACACGCAAAGGCACGTGGCGCGAAGATTTACGCCGAAGTGAGCGGCTATGGGATGAGCGGCGACGCCTATCACATGACCGCGCCGCTGGAAGACGGCGACGGCGCTCGCCGCTGCATGCTGGCCGCGTTGAAGAACGCGGGCATCAACACGGATCAGGTGAATTACCTGAACGCGCACGGCACGTCCACACCGCTCGGCGACCTGGCTGAAACCACCGGCATCAAGCGCGCGTTCGGCGACCACGCCAAAGACATGGTCGTGAACTCGACCAAGTCGATGACGGGTCATCTGCTGGGCGGCGCCGGCGGTTTGGAGTCGGTGTTCACCGTGCTGGCCGTGCATCATCAGGTGTCGCCGCCGACGATCAACATCTTCAACCAGGATCCCGAGTGTGACCTGGACTACTGCGCCAACACCGCGCGGGAAATGAAGATCGACGTCGCGCTGAAGAACTCGTTCGGGTTCGGCGGCACGAACGGCACGCTGGTCTTCAAGCGCGCCTGA
- a CDS encoding DegQ family serine endoprotease, translated as MTTFSVRKFLAAAVVAACLPLVPHMASAAPAANLPDFTDLVDKVGPAVVNIRTTTRVSNSGARGGLPPGMDDGDMSEFFRRFFGIPMPQSPQSPGTPRGGDNGGSGGSQDSPDNSDAEQNSGVGSGFILSADGYVMTNAHVIDDADTIYVTLTDKREFKAKLIGVDDRTDVAVVKISAANLPTITIGDSNKVRVGEWVVAIGSPFGLENTVTAGIVSAKGRDTGDYLPFIQTDVAVNPGNSGGPLINMQGEVIGINSQIYSRTGGFMGISFAIPIDEAMRVADQLKASGKVVRGRIAVAIGEVTKDVADSLGLPKAQGALVSSVEPGGPADKAGVQPGDIILKFNGHSVDTATDLPRMVGDTKPGTKSTITIWRKGQTRDLPVTIAEMQPDKTAKADQKKPQPPKQRATNALGVAVSDIPADQLKALKLRNGVQIDAVDGPAARVGLQKGDIILRVGDTDITSAKQFDEMSSHLDSQKMVALLVRRGDNTQFVPIRPRSVQK; from the coding sequence ATGACGACTTTCTCGGTGCGCAAATTCCTCGCGGCCGCGGTGGTAGCGGCGTGTTTGCCGCTCGTGCCGCACATGGCGTCGGCGGCTCCCGCCGCCAATCTGCCCGATTTCACTGACCTGGTCGACAAGGTTGGCCCGGCGGTCGTCAACATTCGCACGACCACACGCGTGTCGAACAGCGGTGCTCGCGGCGGCCTGCCGCCGGGCATGGACGACGGCGACATGTCGGAGTTTTTCCGCCGCTTCTTCGGCATTCCAATGCCGCAGTCGCCGCAATCGCCCGGTACGCCGCGCGGCGGCGACAACGGCGGCAGTGGCGGCAGCCAGGACTCGCCGGACAACAGCGATGCGGAACAGAACAGCGGCGTCGGCTCGGGCTTTATCCTGTCGGCGGATGGCTATGTGATGACCAACGCGCACGTCATCGACGACGCGGACACCATTTACGTCACGCTCACCGACAAGCGCGAATTCAAGGCGAAGCTGATCGGCGTGGACGATCGGACCGACGTTGCGGTCGTGAAGATCAGCGCCGCCAATCTGCCGACTATCACGATCGGCGACTCGAACAAGGTTCGCGTGGGCGAGTGGGTGGTCGCGATCGGCTCGCCGTTCGGTCTGGAGAACACGGTGACGGCCGGTATCGTCAGCGCCAAGGGGCGCGATACGGGCGACTATCTGCCGTTCATCCAGACCGACGTGGCCGTCAATCCGGGCAATTCGGGCGGCCCGCTGATCAACATGCAGGGCGAGGTGATCGGCATCAACTCGCAGATCTACAGCCGCACCGGCGGTTTCATGGGCATCTCGTTCGCGATTCCGATCGACGAGGCGATGCGCGTGGCCGATCAGTTGAAGGCGTCGGGCAAGGTGGTGCGCGGCCGGATTGCGGTGGCGATCGGCGAAGTGACCAAAGACGTGGCCGACTCGCTCGGCCTGCCGAAGGCGCAGGGCGCGCTGGTCAGCAGCGTCGAGCCGGGCGGCCCGGCGGACAAGGCCGGTGTGCAGCCGGGCGACATCATCCTGAAGTTCAACGGCCATTCGGTCGACACGGCCACCGACCTGCCGCGCATGGTCGGCGACACCAAGCCGGGCACCAAGTCGACGATCACGATCTGGCGCAAGGGCCAGACGCGCGATCTGCCGGTGACGATCGCCGAGATGCAGCCGGACAAGACGGCCAAGGCGGATCAGAAGAAGCCGCAGCCGCCGAAGCAGCGCGCCACGAACGCGCTGGGTGTGGCCGTCAGCGATATTCCTGCTGATCAGTTGAAGGCGCTGAAGCTGCGCAACGGTGTGCAGATCGACGCTGTGGACGGTCCCGCGGCGCGCGTCGGCCTGCAAAAGGGCGACATCATTCTGCGAGTGGGCGATACAGACATCACGAGCGCCAAGCAGTTCGACGAGATGAGTTCGCACCTCGATTCGCAGAAGATGGTCGCGCTGCTGGTTCGCCGTGGCGACAACACGCAGTTCGTGCCGATCCGCCCGCGCAGCGTCCAGAAATGA
- a CDS encoding MucB/RseB C-terminal domain-containing protein codes for MQTPRLNKTTIWGRLPAFLFCAAVLLSATPRVFAQTDDPLVARRTAADLLDRIHQAAQQQNYEGAFVYQRGNFVQTSRIAHYATRSDGEFEQLESLDGKPRKMLRHNEELYTFVPERHLCVVEKRQNKDSFPALLAVSGEQVLSVYEPKLLGDDRVAGVDSQVVELDPKDAYRFAYKLWADKKTGLLLRAQTLDPNGQVLEQLSFSQIRIGVPVDKAGIVSGIHNMAGWTVVRPPVEPVDMAAQGWQITPTVPGFRKIRELRRPMAARDPGQPTIPVDQAVFSDGLAAISVFVEPVENNTRKEGAGSSGATHVLVKRRGDFWITLLGEVPQTTLQQFASAIEYKAPK; via the coding sequence ATGCAGACTCCGCGGTTGAATAAAACGACTATCTGGGGGCGGCTGCCGGCATTTCTGTTCTGCGCAGCCGTATTGCTGTCCGCTACACCGCGGGTCTTTGCCCAAACCGACGATCCGCTCGTCGCCCGTCGCACGGCCGCGGATCTGCTCGACCGGATCCATCAGGCCGCGCAGCAGCAAAACTACGAGGGCGCGTTCGTCTACCAGCGCGGTAATTTCGTTCAGACGTCGCGAATCGCGCACTATGCGACCCGCTCGGACGGCGAATTCGAGCAGCTCGAAAGCCTCGACGGCAAGCCGCGCAAAATGCTGCGTCATAACGAGGAGCTCTACACGTTCGTGCCGGAGCGGCATCTGTGCGTCGTCGAAAAGCGTCAGAATAAAGATTCGTTCCCCGCGCTGCTGGCCGTGAGCGGGGAGCAGGTCCTGTCGGTTTACGAGCCCAAGCTGCTCGGCGACGACCGCGTCGCGGGCGTCGACAGCCAGGTGGTCGAACTCGATCCGAAAGACGCGTATCGCTTCGCCTACAAGCTGTGGGCCGACAAGAAGACCGGCCTCCTGCTGCGTGCGCAGACGCTCGATCCAAATGGCCAGGTGCTCGAGCAACTGTCGTTTTCTCAGATTCGCATCGGCGTTCCGGTCGACAAGGCCGGCATTGTCAGCGGCATTCATAATATGGCGGGTTGGACCGTGGTGCGTCCGCCGGTCGAGCCGGTCGACATGGCCGCGCAAGGCTGGCAGATCACGCCGACGGTGCCGGGCTTCCGCAAGATTCGTGAACTGCGCCGTCCAATGGCCGCACGCGATCCGGGTCAGCCGACCATTCCGGTCGACCAGGCGGTGTTTTCCGATGGCCTCGCGGCCATTTCGGTGTTCGTCGAACCAGTCGAGAACAACACGCGCAAGGAAGGCGCGGGCAGCAGCGGCGCGACGCACGTGCTCGTCAAGCGTCGCGGCGACTTCTGGATTACTCTGCTTGGTGAAGTGCCCCAGACCACATTGCAGCAATTTGCGTCTGCCATAGAATACAAAGCTCCGAAGTAA
- the era gene encoding GTPase Era yields MNAPTPTGFRCGMVAIVGRPNVGKSTLMNALVGQKVSITSRKAQTTRHRITGIHTLEDAQYIFVDTPGFQTKHSGALNRSLNRAVTSTLTSVDAILFVIEAGRFGPDDQKVLDLIPPSVPTLLIANKLDRVSDKDSLFPFMQQVSALHKFAEIVPLSAKHPDDIKRLMATVKPFLPEGAPIYGEDDLTDRSERFLAAEILREKVFRWTGDELPYTSTVLIDKFETEGRLRRIFATIMVDRDTHKAMIIGQKGAKLKQISTEARLDMEKLFDGPVYLETFIKVKSGWADNEAGLRAYGYE; encoded by the coding sequence ATGAACGCTCCCACTCCCACTGGTTTTCGCTGCGGCATGGTCGCGATCGTCGGCCGCCCCAACGTCGGCAAATCCACGCTGATGAACGCGCTGGTCGGCCAGAAAGTCAGTATCACCTCGCGCAAGGCGCAGACCACGCGCCATCGCATCACGGGCATTCACACGCTCGAAGACGCGCAATACATTTTCGTCGACACGCCGGGTTTTCAGACCAAGCACAGCGGCGCGCTGAACCGTTCGCTCAATCGCGCGGTCACGTCCACGCTGACTTCGGTCGATGCGATCCTGTTCGTGATCGAAGCCGGCCGTTTCGGCCCGGACGATCAGAAAGTGCTCGATTTGATTCCGCCGTCGGTGCCCACGCTGCTGATCGCGAACAAGCTGGATCGCGTGTCGGATAAGGATTCGCTGTTTCCGTTCATGCAGCAGGTGAGCGCGCTGCACAAGTTCGCCGAGATCGTGCCGCTGTCGGCGAAACATCCCGACGACATCAAACGTCTGATGGCGACCGTCAAGCCGTTCCTGCCGGAAGGTGCGCCGATCTACGGCGAAGACGACCTGACGGATCGCAGCGAGCGTTTCCTCGCCGCGGAAATCCTGCGCGAGAAAGTGTTCCGCTGGACCGGCGACGAACTGCCGTACACGAGCACCGTGCTGATCGACAAGTTCGAAACCGAAGGGCGTCTGCGCCGCATTTTCGCGACCATCATGGTCGACCGCGATACGCACAAGGCGATGATCATCGGCCAGAAGGGCGCCAAGCTGAAACAGATCAGCACCGAAGCGCGCCTCGATATGGAAAAGCTGTTCGACGGTCCGGTGTACCTGGAAACCTTCATCAAGGTGAAGAGCGGCTGGGCCGACAACGAAGCCGGGCTCCGTGCGTATGGGTACGAATGA
- the lepA gene encoding translation elongation factor 4, whose amino-acid sequence MDHIRNFSIIAHIDHGKSTLADRIIQICGGLSDREMESQVLDSMDLERERGITIKAQTAALTYKARDGQIYNLNMIDTPGHVDFSYEVSRSLSACEGALLVVDASQGVEAQTVANCYTAIELGVDVIPVLNKIDLPAANPENAIAEIEDVIGIDATDATHCSAKTGLGVEDVLEALIAKVPPPKGDPDAPLQALIIDSWFDNYVGVVMLVRIVNGTLRPKDKIRMMATEAQYPVEHIGVFTPKSKNLESLSAGQVGFIIAGIKELAAAKVGDTVTLVNRPAPEPLPGFKEVKPQVFAGLYPVEANQYDALRDSLEKLKLNDASLMYEPEVSQALGFGFRCGFLGLLHMEIVQERLEREFDMDLITTAPTVVYEVLQRDGTTLMVENPAKMPEPSKIEEVREPIVTVNLYMPQDYVGSVITLCTQKRGTQINMQYHGRQVQLTYEIPMGEVVLDFFDRLKSISRGYASMDYEFKEYRAADVVKVDMLINGDKVDALSVIVHRSQSQYRGREVASKMRELIPRQMYDVAIQATIGANIIARENIKALRKNVLAKCYGGDISRKKKLLEKQKAGKKRMKQVGSVEIPQEAFLAILRVEDK is encoded by the coding sequence ATGGATCATATTCGTAACTTCTCGATCATTGCGCACATCGACCATGGCAAGTCGACGCTCGCCGATCGCATCATCCAGATCTGCGGTGGCCTGTCCGACCGCGAGATGGAATCTCAAGTGCTCGATTCGATGGATCTCGAACGCGAGCGCGGCATCACCATCAAGGCACAAACCGCCGCGCTGACGTACAAGGCCCGTGACGGGCAAATCTACAACCTGAACATGATCGACACGCCGGGCCACGTCGACTTCTCGTACGAAGTCAGCCGCTCGCTGTCCGCATGCGAAGGTGCGCTGCTGGTCGTCGACGCGAGCCAGGGCGTGGAAGCGCAAACCGTCGCCAACTGCTACACGGCGATCGAACTCGGCGTCGACGTGATTCCGGTGCTCAACAAGATCGATCTGCCGGCCGCGAACCCTGAAAACGCGATCGCCGAAATCGAAGACGTGATCGGCATCGACGCAACCGACGCCACGCATTGCAGCGCGAAGACCGGCCTCGGCGTCGAAGACGTGCTCGAAGCGCTGATCGCCAAAGTGCCGCCGCCCAAGGGCGACCCGGACGCGCCGCTGCAGGCGCTGATCATCGACTCGTGGTTCGACAACTACGTCGGTGTCGTGATGCTGGTGCGTATCGTCAACGGTACGCTGCGTCCCAAGGACAAGATCCGCATGATGGCGACCGAAGCGCAATATCCGGTCGAGCACATCGGTGTGTTCACGCCGAAGTCGAAGAATCTCGAATCGCTGTCGGCCGGGCAGGTGGGCTTCATCATCGCCGGCATCAAGGAATTGGCCGCGGCGAAGGTGGGTGACACCGTCACGCTGGTGAACCGTCCGGCACCGGAGCCGCTGCCCGGCTTCAAGGAAGTGAAGCCGCAGGTGTTCGCCGGCCTCTATCCTGTCGAAGCAAACCAGTACGACGCGCTGCGCGATTCGCTGGAAAAGCTGAAACTGAACGACGCCTCGCTGATGTACGAGCCGGAAGTGTCGCAGGCGCTCGGTTTCGGTTTCCGCTGTGGCTTCCTCGGTCTGCTGCATATGGAGATCGTGCAGGAACGTCTCGAACGCGAGTTCGACATGGACCTGATCACCACGGCGCCGACCGTGGTGTACGAAGTCCTGCAGCGCGACGGCACGACCCTCATGGTCGAGAATCCGGCCAAGATGCCGGAACCGTCGAAGATCGAAGAAGTGCGCGAGCCGATCGTCACCGTGAACCTGTATATGCCGCAAGATTACGTCGGCTCGGTGATCACGCTGTGCACGCAAAAGCGCGGCACGCAGATCAACATGCAGTACCACGGCCGTCAGGTGCAACTCACGTACGAAATCCCAATGGGCGAAGTCGTGCTCGATTTCTTCGATCGTCTGAAGTCGATTTCGCGCGGCTATGCGTCGATGGATTACGAGTTCAAGGAATACCGCGCGGCCGACGTCGTGAAGGTCGACATGCTGATCAACGGCGACAAGGTCGATGCGCTGTCGGTCATCGTGCACCGTTCGCAAAGCCAGTATCGCGGCCGCGAAGTGGCGTCGAAAATGCGTGAACTGATCCCGCGTCAAATGTATGACGTGGCGATTCAGGCCACCATCGGCGCGAACATTATTGCGCGCGAGAACATTAAAGCGTTGCGTAAGAACGTGCTGGCAAAATGCTACGGCGGCGATATCTCACGTAAGAAGAAGCTGCTGGAAAAGCAAAAGGCAGGCAAGAAGCGAATGAAGCAGGTGGGGTCGGTCGAGATTCCGCAAGAGGCTTTCCTCGCGATTTTGCGTGTCGAAGACAAATAA
- the lepB gene encoding signal peptidase I — protein sequence MNFALILFVLVILTGVAWVADKLVFMPQRRRAAEAAVAEFDRQQARIGERFADENAAQTRARLRDDKLRQPWWLEYSASFFPVILVVFVVRSFVVEPFKIPSGSMVPTLLVGDFILVNKFDYGIRLPITNTKITEGRPLQRGDVVVFRYPKDESVDYIKRVIGLPGDTVAYQDKQLTINGKPVPETPLPDYLDDERMGYAKQFEEDLDGRKNAILNNPAVPPFIVGAEDYPYRDNCTYNARGVICKVPPGNYFMMGDNRDNSADSRYWGFAPDKNIVGRAFFIWMNFSNLKRIGSFN from the coding sequence ATGAATTTTGCGCTGATTCTTTTTGTGCTCGTCATTTTGACGGGCGTCGCATGGGTCGCAGACAAACTCGTTTTCATGCCGCAACGGCGCCGCGCGGCGGAAGCCGCGGTCGCCGAGTTCGACCGTCAGCAGGCACGCATCGGCGAGCGTTTCGCCGACGAAAACGCGGCGCAAACGCGCGCGCGTCTGCGTGACGACAAGCTGCGCCAGCCTTGGTGGCTCGAATATTCGGCGAGCTTTTTTCCGGTGATTCTGGTGGTGTTCGTGGTGCGCTCGTTCGTGGTCGAGCCGTTCAAGATTCCTTCGGGTTCGATGGTGCCGACGCTGCTGGTGGGCGATTTCATTCTCGTGAACAAATTCGACTACGGCATCCGTCTGCCGATCACCAACACGAAGATCACCGAAGGCCGTCCGCTCCAGCGCGGCGACGTGGTGGTGTTCCGTTACCCGAAAGACGAATCGGTCGACTACATCAAGCGCGTGATCGGCCTGCCGGGCGACACCGTCGCGTATCAGGACAAGCAGCTCACGATCAACGGCAAGCCGGTGCCGGAAACGCCGCTGCCCGATTACCTCGACGACGAACGCATGGGCTACGCGAAGCAGTTCGAAGAAGATCTCGACGGCCGCAAGAACGCGATTCTGAATAATCCCGCCGTGCCGCCGTTCATCGTCGGCGCCGAAGATTATCCGTATCGCGACAACTGCACGTACAACGCACGCGGCGTGATCTGCAAAGTGCCGCCGGGCAACTACTTCATGATGGGCGACAACCGCGATAACAGCGCGGATAGCCGTTACTGGGGTTTCGCGCCGGACAAGAATATCGTCGGCCGCGCGTTTTTTATCTGGATGAACTTCAGCAATCTGAAACGCATCGGCTCATTCAACTGA
- a CDS encoding glutaredoxin family protein, which translates to MTKAAPLTLYARAWCHLCDDMRAALEPLLAEFGAQVEVFDVDTDPMLEARYNELVPVLVCDGVELCHYHLDEARVRAALATRVAAAS; encoded by the coding sequence ATGACCAAGGCGGCGCCGCTCACGCTCTACGCGCGTGCGTGGTGCCACCTTTGCGACGACATGCGTGCCGCGCTCGAGCCCTTGCTGGCCGAATTCGGCGCGCAGGTCGAGGTGTTCGACGTCGACACCGATCCCATGCTGGAGGCCCGTTACAACGAACTGGTGCCGGTTCTGGTCTGCGACGGCGTCGAACTGTGTCACTATCATCTCGACGAAGCGCGGGTTCGTGCAGCGCTTGCCACACGGGTCGCGGCGGCATCCTGA
- a CDS encoding RseA family anti-sigma factor, producing the protein MGSVSVQSQASSRGERLSAFVDGELFGEEHLNLDTYISGLNGEDRAAWSSYHLIGDALRSDDLAVSPAASSAFLSGFAARLDNEPHVLAPAALPVARRLLALRRRVVPAFAVAAAAATLTWIVVPQLQGVPGGPGTAQLASVQHGDALQRVAMASVPVATVQPVAQDANIIRDASLDQYLEAHQQFAQQPVMPGSMPLIRAAAVSTQGQ; encoded by the coding sequence ATGGGGTCGGTCTCGGTGCAATCGCAAGCCAGCTCGCGCGGCGAGCGTCTGTCCGCTTTTGTCGACGGTGAGCTGTTCGGCGAAGAGCATCTGAATCTGGACACGTATATTTCCGGGCTGAATGGCGAGGATCGCGCCGCCTGGTCCAGCTACCACCTGATCGGCGACGCGTTGCGTTCCGACGATCTGGCGGTCAGCCCGGCGGCGAGCAGCGCGTTCCTGAGCGGTTTTGCTGCACGCCTGGACAACGAGCCACACGTGCTGGCACCTGCTGCGTTGCCGGTCGCGCGTCGCTTGCTGGCGCTGCGCCGCCGTGTCGTACCGGCATTTGCCGTCGCAGCCGCCGCCGCTACGTTGACGTGGATCGTCGTGCCGCAACTGCAAGGCGTGCCGGGCGGTCCGGGCACGGCGCAACTTGCGTCGGTCCAGCACGGCGACGCACTGCAACGTGTGGCCATGGCTTCGGTGCCGGTGGCGACGGTGCAGCCGGTCGCGCAAGACGCCAACATCATTCGTGACGCCAGTCTCGACCAGTATCTGGAAGCTCACCAGCAATTCGCGCAACAACCGGTCATGCCGGGCTCGATGCCGCTGATTCGCGCTGCCGCCGTTTCTACGCAAGGCCAATAG